A portion of the Babylonia areolata isolate BAREFJ2019XMU chromosome 16, ASM4173473v1, whole genome shotgun sequence genome contains these proteins:
- the LOC143291260 gene encoding uncharacterized protein LOC143291260, whose product MATLRTQIEEEHLTCSICYNVFKSPKALPCLHTFCEHCIREYVVSRGFETSGEFPCPICQAKVPIPAGGIEQFPNNHMVKSLSDTVDKTRPVPKPRRSLQPKEQEARGAEPPVSEPPPPYTPFSGIPPLQGGAYPVPANYSWTDRPGPPHPLPPQSDPPPYSPPQSVLSHSGQYPAPYSTTAPAPDVRLQEMTLSDQHPTPYRGAALYPTIPPNTPDTSSTACSFGMLLKFGKKGASVIDFNKPLGLAVSDSCDFVITDTGESKIFVFDYKGQPKKAFHCDCRIKDVAVNSKNEIMVVVNKPAAAFRCYDMNGRCLGEHGKSITHEEANGIAVMFNGGAVITGKQNHSVYIMTDQYKLSSKFGRKGDGDGYFQSPAFVATDAKGNIVVSDDRNCCVQVFNSQGRCKLRFGGPGSRPGQLLHPQGVATDAEDNIIVADSGNHRVEMFSSKGVYLRTIVSGTDQLGEGVHPVNVALTPKGNIAVLLRGKYFAEVRLYSPLTSSTHGSISRFCFVCGGGKE is encoded by the coding sequence ATGGCTACCCTTCGGACCCAAATCGAAGAGGAACACCTGACCTGTTCCATCTGTTACAACGTGTTCAAGTCTCCCAAAGCGCTCCCATGCCTGCACACGTTCTGTGAACACTGTATTCGTGAGTATGTGGTGTCGCGAGGTTTCGAGACCAGCGGGGAGTTCCCGTGTCCGATTTGTCAGGCCAAGGTGCCAATTCCAGCCGGCGGGATCGAGCAGTTTCCCAACAACCACATGGTGAAGAGTCTCTCGGACACCGTGGACAAAACCAGGCCTGTCCCCAAGCCCCGCAGGTCCCTACAGCCCAAAGAGCAGGAAGCGCGAGGTGCCGAGCCACCCGTGTCGGAGCCACCCCCTCCCTACACTCCGTTCAGTGGGATACCCCCTCTCCAGGGAGGGGCATACCCCGTACCGGCGAATtacagttggacagacagaccaggcCCCCCACACCCATTGCCACCACAGAGTGATCCACCTCCGTACTCCCCTCCCCAGTCTGTTCTTTCTCACAGCGGGCAGTACCCAGCCCCTTACAGCACCACAGCCCCAGCCCCCGATGTCAGGTTACAGGAGATGACCCTCAGTGACCAGCACCCCACCCCTTACCGTGGGGCAGCACTGtaccccaccattccccccaacaccccagaCACCAGCTCCACAGCCTGTTCCTTTGGGATGCTGCTTAAGTTTGGCAAGAAGGGCGCCAGTGTTATAGACTTCAACAAACCCCTGGGTCTGGCTGTCAGTGACAGTTGTGACTTTGTCATCACAGACACTGGTGAAAGCAAGATTTTCGTGTTTGACTATAAGGGGCAGCCTAAAAAAGCCTTCCACTGTGACTGCCGTATTAAAGATGTGGCAGTGAACAGCAAGAATGAAATTATGGTGGTCGTCAACAAGCCTGCTGCAGCTTTTCGTTGCTATGACATGAACGGACGATGTCTGGGAGAGCATGGGAAGTCCATCACACATGAAGAGGCCAATGGCATTGCTGTGATGTTCAACGGTGGTGCCGTCATCACTGGCAAACAGAACCACAGCGTGTACATCATGACTGACCAGTACAAACTGTCCTCCAAGTTCGGGCGGAAGGGGGATGGGGACGGTTACTTTCAGTCCCCGGCCTTTGTGGCCACAGATGCCAAAGGCAACATCGTCGTGTCGGACGACAGGAACTGCTGCGTGCAGGTGTTCAACAGCCAGGGCAGGTGCAAGCTGCGCTTCGGGGGTCCCGGGTCCCGGCCTGGCCAGCTACTGCACCCCCAGGGAGTGGCCACGGACGCGGAGGACAACATCATCGTCGCGGACAGTGGGAACCACCGGGTGGAGATGTTCTCATCCAAGGGGGTCTACCTGCGCACCATTGTCAGCGGCACTGACCAGCTGGGGGAGGGTGTCCACCCTGTCAACGTGGCCCTGACCCCCAAGGGAAACATCGCCGTCTTGTTGAGGGGGAAGTACTTCGCCGAGGTGCGGCTCTACAGTCCCCTGACTTCCTCCACCCACGGGTCCATTTCG